One window of Metamycoplasma arthritidis genomic DNA carries:
- the infC gene encoding translation initiation factor IF-3, with protein sequence MLGPDGEKIGVLTKEEALEKAYEYNMDLVLIAIENNKPITRIIDYGKFKYDKKKKQKSLKENQSVTINREIRLTPMIGDHDLATKAKKAKEFLLEGNRVKVSVKFRGRERTRQDLGDDILAKFFALLEDVAKISKEATLSGGRFLDMYLEKDKRKVEALQKNNEPSENKGE encoded by the coding sequence GTGCTTGGACCAGATGGTGAAAAAATTGGAGTTCTAACCAAAGAAGAAGCCTTAGAAAAAGCTTACGAATATAACATGGATTTAGTTTTAATTGCTATTGAAAATAACAAGCCAATTACTAGAATTATTGACTATGGTAAATTCAAATACGACAAAAAGAAAAAACAAAAATCCTTGAAAGAAAATCAATCGGTAACCATCAATCGAGAAATTCGTCTAACACCGATGATTGGTGATCACGATCTTGCAACCAAGGCTAAAAAAGCTAAAGAGTTTTTACTTGAAGGGAATCGTGTTAAAGTTTCGGTTAAATTTAGAGGAAGAGAACGCACTAGACAAGATCTAGGTGATGATATTCTTGCGAAGTTTTTTGCCTTATTAGAAGATGTTGCCAAGATTTCAAAAGAAGCAACTTTATCAGGTGGTCGTTTTCTAGATATGTATTTAGAAAAAGACAAACGTAAAGTTGAGGCCTTACAAAAAAATAACGAACCCTCTGAAAACAAAGGAGAATAA
- the rpmI gene encoding 50S ribosomal protein L35 → MPKMKTKSGLKKRIKITATGKVKRGNAYRSHLAQNKTTKQKRQSRKSSQLSHSDFKRYKELI, encoded by the coding sequence ATGCCAAAAATGAAAACTAAAAGCGGTCTTAAAAAACGAATTAAGATCACCGCTACTGGCAAAGTAAAACGGGGCAATGCATACCGTTCACACTTGGCTCAAAATAAAACAACTAAACAAAAACGTCAATCTCGTAAATCTTCACAACTATCACATTCAGATTTTAAAAGATATAAGGAATTAATCTAG
- the rplT gene encoding 50S ribosomal protein L20, giving the protein MRTRGGIVTKRRRNKWLKLAKGYWGHKSIGFKVAKQAVVKSWTYAFRDRKQLKREFRKLWIARINAAARPLGITYSRLIEGLKVANIQINRKMLSELAINYPTAFSQIVEKAKTSLAKK; this is encoded by the coding sequence ATGCGTACAAGAGGCGGAATCGTAACCAAGAGAAGACGTAACAAATGACTAAAGCTAGCTAAAGGATATTGAGGACACAAATCAATTGGCTTCAAAGTCGCAAAGCAAGCTGTTGTTAAATCATGAACCTATGCATTTAGAGATCGTAAACAACTAAAACGTGAATTTAGAAAACTATGAATTGCTAGAATCAACGCCGCTGCTAGACCACTTGGAATTACTTATTCAAGACTAATTGAAGGTCTAAAAGTAGCCAATATTCAAATTAATCGTAAAATGCTTTCTGAGCTTGCAATTAACTATCCAACTGCATTCTCACAAATCGTTGAAAAAGCAAAAACTTCATTAGCTAAAAAATAG
- the mnmA gene encoding tRNA 2-thiouridine(34) synthase MnmA, translated as MAKRVVLGMSGGVDSSVCAYLLQQQGYEVVGLFMRNWDSFLNNDFLGNEAISQDVCPQEQDYADAKEVAKQLNIPLYRVDFIKEYWDHVFSYLIEEYKIGRTPNPDIFCNKYIKFNFFAQVAFSKYQADFIAMGHYAYCENGELFKAKDDSKDQSYFLAQLSNEQLKKVIFPLANLTKQEVREIAKNLNLATATKKDSTGICFIGERKFTKFLENYIPAQPGKIIDIATKQVVGSHIGTMYYTIGQRKGLNLGGFSKPYFVVGHNLEKKVLYVANEDFPEYLLSDKLIAIGFNQIAYKFDTNNLSAKFRYRQKDIPIKLKLLANSEIEVSYNDTEAVTPGQEIVIYDGNKVVGGAIINEVFYKNQKKTYI; from the coding sequence ATGGCAAAACGAGTAGTGCTTGGTATGTCTGGCGGCGTAGATTCTAGTGTTTGCGCTTATTTGCTACAACAACAAGGATATGAAGTTGTTGGGCTTTTTATGCGTAATTGAGATTCTTTTTTAAATAATGATTTTTTAGGTAATGAAGCGATTTCGCAAGATGTTTGTCCCCAAGAGCAAGACTACGCTGATGCCAAAGAAGTAGCTAAACAACTAAATATTCCTTTGTATCGTGTTGATTTCATTAAAGAATATTGAGATCATGTTTTTAGCTATTTAATTGAAGAGTATAAAATTGGAAGAACTCCTAATCCTGATATTTTTTGTAACAAATACATTAAATTTAACTTTTTTGCACAAGTTGCTTTTAGTAAATATCAAGCCGATTTTATTGCCATGGGACATTATGCTTATTGTGAAAATGGTGAACTTTTTAAGGCTAAAGATGATAGCAAAGATCAATCATATTTTTTAGCACAGCTTAGCAATGAACAGCTTAAAAAAGTAATTTTTCCATTAGCTAATTTAACTAAACAAGAAGTAAGAGAAATTGCTAAAAACCTTAATTTAGCAACTGCGACTAAAAAAGATTCAACTGGCATTTGTTTCATTGGCGAGCGTAAATTCACTAAATTTCTTGAAAACTACATTCCTGCTCAACCAGGAAAGATCATTGACATCGCAACTAAACAAGTAGTAGGTTCGCACATTGGCACAATGTACTATACAATTGGGCAACGTAAGGGTCTTAATCTGGGCGGTTTTAGTAAACCTTATTTTGTAGTAGGGCATAATCTAGAAAAAAAAGTCCTTTATGTTGCTAATGAAGATTTTCCTGAATATTTGCTTTCGGATAAATTAATTGCGATAGGCTTTAATCAAATTGCTTATAAATTTGATACTAATAATTTAAGTGCGAAGTTTCGTTATCGTCAAAAAGATATTCCTATTAAACTAAAACTTTTAGCAAATTCTGAAATTGAAGTGTCCTATAATGACACCGAAGCAGTGACACCGGGTCAAGAAATAGTTATCTATGACGGCAATAAAGTAGTCGGCGGCGCTATAATCAATGAAGTATTTTATAAAAATCAAAAAAAGACTTATATCTAA
- the alaS gene encoding alanine--tRNA ligase: MLSSKQIRQMWLDFFASKRHLVVPSKSLIPVNDPSLLWINSGVATLKDYFSGKKIPPAKRLTNSQKSIRTNDIENVGVTARHHTFFEMLGNFSIGDYFKKEAINFGYEFIFDVLKLEKDRIYITYFAEDKETYETWIKCGISPDHLIAGTRDTNFWDVGQGPCGPDTEIFYDRGPKYDSRGIELLKEDLENDRFIEIWNIVFSQYNNDGENNYSELISKNIDTGAGLERIVSIMQDAPTNFDTDLFLPIIKAIEKLTSYKYDINNYFTKEAKQAKINTYFKIIADHMRASVNAINDGVSPSNVGRGYIIRRLIRRSYRAGISLGISASSFLYKLVKVVKDSLIYEIDEENVAKIIKQEEELFAKTIKEGEKLLENEIKKHGTVTTEIVFKMFDTYGFPIELTSEILKEKNIAINLEEFKQYLKEHQEKSRGSLESGMNKVINSLATIPGYVSEFIGYDFLKSASKILYLLDDQKAIAHANDDEISYLILDKTPFYATSGGQNHDHGYLKQGNNIIEVLDVFKDKYWNHVHKVKGSIDASQPIECYVDEPKRLNFARNHSSTHLMYHALRETYPNEPIEQLGSNISFDHFTFDFGLDHRPTVQECRQIEKIMRSYIAFSAKRNYIITTIKKAQEMGAWMTIEESEYHDANKVRVVEFENITKDVCGGTHVPNSSVIEDFKIVSVDSKGTDTYRLRVVTSSALVNEYLTDEIKEKQKLLSILIKNNQAFLPTYNIAFETKIPANSIEKEALLLAYENIEDTIRQDYKKFLKAKQNEVVDISKYESTKINGIETYIFFEDDVTLTKKASVELREKYPDALVLGLSKLAEKNYFFIVASKAYDAHAIFKKITTKLGGKGGGNSIVSQGSLNFDGEKAEIISTMGEVINA; this comes from the coding sequence ATGTTAAGCTCAAAACAAATTCGACAAATGTGACTTGATTTTTTTGCCTCGAAGAGGCATTTGGTCGTTCCTTCAAAATCGCTCATCCCCGTTAACGACCCTTCACTTCTATGAATTAACTCCGGGGTTGCTACTTTAAAAGATTATTTTAGTGGTAAAAAAATCCCTCCTGCTAAGCGTTTAACGAACTCACAAAAATCAATCCGTACTAATGACATTGAAAACGTTGGTGTCACTGCTCGTCACCATACTTTTTTTGAAATGTTAGGTAACTTTTCCATTGGTGATTATTTTAAAAAAGAAGCAATTAACTTTGGTTACGAGTTTATTTTTGATGTTTTAAAATTAGAAAAAGATCGCATTTATATTACCTATTTTGCTGAAGACAAAGAAACTTATGAAACTTGAATTAAGTGTGGCATTAGCCCTGATCATTTAATTGCCGGCACAAGAGATACTAACTTTTGAGATGTCGGCCAAGGTCCTTGCGGCCCTGATACTGAAATTTTTTACGATCGTGGTCCTAAATATGATTCTCGTGGCATTGAACTTCTTAAAGAAGATCTTGAAAATGACCGTTTTATTGAAATTTGAAACATTGTTTTTTCCCAATACAATAATGATGGTGAAAATAACTACAGCGAACTAATTTCTAAAAATATTGATACTGGCGCTGGCCTAGAGAGAATTGTTTCTATTATGCAAGATGCACCAACTAATTTTGACACTGACCTCTTCTTGCCAATTATTAAGGCTATTGAAAAACTAACTTCATATAAATACGATATTAATAACTACTTCACTAAAGAAGCTAAACAAGCTAAAATTAATACTTATTTTAAAATTATCGCTGATCATATGCGGGCTTCGGTAAATGCAATTAATGATGGCGTTAGTCCTTCTAATGTGGGAAGAGGATACATTATTAGAAGACTAATTAGAAGATCTTATCGTGCTGGGATTTCGCTAGGCATTAGTGCTTCAAGTTTTTTATACAAATTGGTTAAGGTTGTTAAAGACTCACTAATCTATGAAATTGATGAAGAAAATGTTGCTAAGATAATCAAACAAGAAGAAGAGCTTTTTGCCAAAACTATTAAAGAAGGCGAAAAACTACTCGAAAATGAAATTAAAAAACATGGCACCGTTACTACCGAAATTGTGTTCAAAATGTTTGATACCTACGGCTTTCCTATTGAACTTACTTCTGAAATTCTTAAAGAAAAAAATATTGCTATTAATTTAGAAGAATTTAAACAATATTTAAAAGAGCATCAAGAAAAATCACGGGGCAGTTTAGAAAGTGGCATGAATAAAGTAATTAACTCGCTAGCAACGATTCCGGGTTATGTTAGTGAATTCATTGGTTATGACTTTTTAAAAAGTGCTTCAAAGATTTTGTATTTACTAGATGACCAAAAAGCAATTGCTCATGCCAATGATGATGAAATTAGTTACTTAATTTTGGATAAAACGCCATTTTATGCAACAAGTGGTGGCCAAAATCATGATCATGGTTATTTAAAACAAGGCAACAACATAATTGAAGTTCTTGATGTTTTTAAAGACAAATACTGAAATCATGTGCATAAAGTTAAAGGCAGTATTGATGCATCACAACCAATTGAGTGTTATGTTGATGAGCCCAAACGATTAAATTTTGCTAGAAATCACTCATCAACTCACTTAATGTACCACGCGCTTAGAGAAACTTATCCTAATGAACCAATTGAACAGCTAGGATCTAACATTAGTTTTGATCATTTTACATTCGATTTTGGTCTAGATCATCGCCCAACGGTCCAAGAATGTCGCCAAATTGAGAAAATTATGCGCTCATACATTGCCTTTAGTGCTAAAAGAAATTACATTATCACTACTATCAAAAAAGCTCAAGAAATGGGTGCGTGAATGACCATTGAAGAAAGTGAATATCACGATGCTAACAAAGTAAGAGTAGTAGAATTTGAAAATATTACTAAAGATGTTTGTGGTGGTACCCACGTGCCAAATTCTTCGGTGATTGAAGATTTTAAAATTGTTTCAGTGGACTCAAAAGGAACAGACACATATCGACTAAGAGTTGTCACTTCATCAGCTCTAGTTAATGAATATTTGACCGATGAAATCAAAGAAAAACAAAAATTACTTAGCATTTTAATTAAAAACAATCAAGCTTTTCTGCCAACATATAACATTGCCTTTGAAACGAAGATTCCTGCAAATAGCATTGAAAAAGAAGCTTTACTACTAGCGTATGAAAATATTGAAGATACAATTCGTCAAGATTATAAAAAATTTCTTAAGGCTAAACAAAATGAAGTAGTTGATATTAGTAAATATGAAAGCACAAAAATTAATGGCATTGAAACCTATATCTTTTTTGAAGATGATGTTACTTTAACTAAAAAAGCTTCTGTTGAGTTACGTGAAAAATACCCCGATGCTCTTGTGCTGGGACTAAGCAAACTAGCAGAAAAGAATTATTTCTTTATTGTCGCTTCAAAAGCTTATGATGCTCATGCAATTTTTAAAAAAATAACTACAAAGCTTGGTGGCAAAGGTGGTGGTAATAGCATCGTTAGTCAGGGCTCGCTTAATTTTGATGGTGAAAAAGCAGAAATTATTAGTACAATGGGAGAAGTGATTAATGCGTAA
- the ruvX gene encoding Holliday junction resolvase RuvX → MRKLCLDLGKKTCGFAISDVNQTIAIGLENFFYEEYHFYEVINRIKYYLEESEFQGQVDEIILGLPLRMDLSESKTTKMVKKFATVLAKNITLPIRLQDERQSTKNAEAILSQGGYNAKQKKLKKDSLAAQLILEDYLERQHHEKSN, encoded by the coding sequence ATGCGTAAGCTTTGCCTTGATCTTGGCAAAAAAACTTGCGGTTTTGCTATTAGTGATGTTAACCAAACTATTGCAATTGGACTTGAAAATTTCTTTTATGAAGAGTATCATTTTTATGAAGTAATCAATCGCATTAAATACTATCTTGAAGAAAGCGAATTTCAAGGTCAAGTTGATGAAATAATCTTAGGTTTGCCCTTAAGAATGGACCTCTCTGAGAGTAAGACGACGAAAATGGTCAAAAAATTTGCAACGGTTTTAGCCAAAAATATCACTTTGCCAATTCGTTTGCAAGATGAAAGGCAAAGCACTAAAAATGCCGAGGCAATTCTTAGCCAAGGCGGATATAACGCAAAACAAAAAAAGCTAAAAAAAGACTCCTTAGCAGCACAACTTATTTTAGAAGATTACTTAGAAAGGCAACATCATGAAAAAAGTAATTAA
- a CDS encoding DUF1292 domain-containing protein: MKKVINLFTDERKISAKELGLENDLYIIFNFSEAGESYIVLTDEEDLIILKERQNQNQAQSDEIFYEIVEDPDELEIVFGVLDSFYEEHLVLARDGVTDFLAKFKLEEDDDLSDTYLNKDQEETIN, from the coding sequence ATGAAAAAAGTAATTAATTTATTTACTGATGAACGCAAAATTTCAGCAAAAGAACTTGGACTAGAAAACGACCTTTATATTATTTTCAATTTCTCAGAAGCCGGCGAAAGTTATATAGTTTTAACCGATGAAGAGGATTTAATTATTTTAAAAGAACGCCAAAACCAAAACCAAGCTCAAAGTGATGAAATTTTTTATGAAATTGTTGAAGATCCAGACGAACTAGAAATTGTTTTTGGTGTCTTAGATAGTTTTTATGAAGAGCATCTTGTTCTTGCAAGAGATGGCGTCACTGATTTTCTCGCAAAATTTAAATTAGAAGAAGATGACGATTTGTCTGACACTTACCTTAATAAAGATCAAGAAGAAACCATTAACTAA
- a CDS encoding BC85_0335 family putative methyltransferase: protein MTNSSILSPQTKLILAITGLISLVIAIGGLVFTLIYKKKVLAKYRNYDEEVELEKLKIKNPNYGVILNDLKVQYRYPVPDFLVAFLTNTIYLNNYETVFVEDNADYLATSLALMASQINLALKELENFESKRACLQDQTKDLAITTTNAPLNKYDFIISFKQDQSLESLIEFYLPHLALQGMLILFFNKIKEIKALNSYLKKVSLRYETINFGQKNAILLAKDLKTEIAKN, encoded by the coding sequence ATGACAAATTCATCAATTCTTAGTCCTCAAACGAAACTAATCTTAGCAATTACTGGCCTAATTTCCCTAGTAATTGCCATTGGTGGACTTGTCTTTACTTTAATATATAAGAAAAAAGTGCTTGCCAAGTATCGTAACTATGATGAAGAAGTTGAACTTGAGAAACTAAAAATCAAAAATCCTAATTACGGTGTTATTTTAAATGATCTAAAAGTGCAATATCGTTATCCTGTTCCCGATTTTCTAGTTGCTTTTTTAACTAATACTATTTATTTAAATAATTATGAAACGGTTTTTGTTGAAGATAATGCTGATTACTTAGCCACTTCTTTAGCTTTAATGGCGTCACAAATTAACCTGGCGCTAAAAGAATTAGAAAATTTTGAAAGTAAACGTGCTTGTCTTCAAGATCAAACCAAGGATCTTGCCATTACAACCACTAACGCTCCTTTAAATAAATATGACTTTATTATTTCTTTTAAACAAGATCAAAGTTTAGAGAGTTTAATTGAATTTTATTTGCCTCATCTAGCCTTGCAAGGCATGCTTATTCTCTTTTTTAATAAAATAAAAGAAATCAAAGCCCTTAACTCTTATTTAAAAAAAGTGTCCTTGCGTTATGAAACCATCAATTTTGGTCAAAAAAATGCTATACTACTTGCAAAAGATTTGAAAACCGAAATTGCTAAAAATTAA
- the greA gene encoding transcription elongation factor GreA, giving the protein MPNKEEKIYLTADSFKQYQERLQYLQEVLRPQVIEEIKEARNQGDLSENAEYDAARDKQATIENEITEIQHILDNYEIIKTQTNRQVSVVRIGSNVSVVSLKDDTVINFQIVGALDTDPFNGKISNTSPLAKAVIGRKAGEVVEVEAPNKYQVKIVHVG; this is encoded by the coding sequence ATGCCTAATAAAGAAGAAAAAATTTACCTAACTGCCGATAGTTTTAAACAATATCAAGAAAGACTACAATATTTACAAGAAGTTCTACGGCCACAAGTTATTGAAGAAATTAAAGAAGCTAGAAACCAAGGGGACCTTTCTGAAAATGCTGAATATGACGCCGCTCGGGATAAACAAGCTACCATCGAAAATGAAATTACCGAAATTCAACATATTTTAGATAACTACGAAATTATTAAAACACAAACAAATCGTCAAGTTAGTGTAGTAAGAATTGGCTCAAATGTTAGTGTAGTTTCTTTAAAAGACGACACAGTGATTAATTTTCAAATTGTCGGCGCCCTTGATACTGATCCCTTTAATGGCAAAATTTCTAATACTTCACCATTAGCTAAAGCAGTAATCGGTCGAAAAGCTGGCGAAGTTGTTGAAGTAGAAGCCCCTAACAAATATCAAGTTAAAATTGTTCATGTTGGTTAA
- the rplJ gene encoding 50S ribosomal protein L10: MSALRDAKTLVVKEIADNLSSSKSLIVANYKTLDVVSLQTIREELSKFNVMLKVYKNRLVKHALAELKYDELAKHLVGQNIYAFAKGDDLSAIKALTKFKKQFPALEIVAGIYENKVVDAKSLDEIAKLPSYEESLMILGNSLISPLRNLAIGLKMVIDEGKCLA, from the coding sequence ATGAGTGCGTTAAGAGACGCTAAAACTTTAGTTGTTAAAGAAATCGCTGACAATTTAAGTTCCTCAAAATCACTAATTGTTGCTAATTACAAAACTTTAGATGTTGTTAGCTTACAAACCATTAGAGAAGAGTTAAGCAAGTTTAATGTAATGCTAAAAGTTTACAAAAATCGTTTAGTAAAACATGCCTTAGCTGAACTTAAATACGATGAACTGGCAAAACATCTTGTTGGACAAAACATTTATGCTTTTGCAAAAGGCGATGATCTTTCTGCAATTAAAGCTTTAACTAAATTCAAAAAACAATTTCCTGCCTTGGAAATTGTGGCCGGAATTTATGAAAATAAAGTTGTCGATGCAAAATCGTTAGACGAAATTGCAAAACTACCTTCATACGAAGAATCACTAATGATCTTAGGAAATTCATTAATTAGCCCACTAAGAAACCTAGCAATTGGTCTTAAAATGGTAATTGATGAAGGAAAATGTTTAGCTTAA